A single genomic interval of Tsukamurella paurometabola harbors:
- a CDS encoding Lrp/AsnC family transcriptional regulator — protein MITAIVLIHADVHRIPETAQAVANIEGVSEVYSCAGDIDLIAKVRVREHDQIADVVTERINRIDGVASTSTHIAFREYASADVDAGFDIGN, from the coding sequence GTGATCACCGCGATCGTCCTCATCCACGCCGACGTGCACCGCATCCCCGAGACCGCGCAGGCCGTCGCGAACATCGAGGGCGTCTCCGAGGTGTACTCGTGCGCCGGCGACATCGACCTCATCGCGAAGGTGCGCGTGCGCGAGCACGATCAGATCGCCGACGTGGTCACCGAGCGGATCAACCGGATCGACGGTGTCGCGAGCACCTCCACCCACATCGCCTTCCGCGAGTACGCCTCGGCGGACGTCGACGCGGGGTTCGACATCGGGAACTAG